In one Triplophysa dalaica isolate WHDGS20190420 chromosome 9, ASM1584641v1, whole genome shotgun sequence genomic region, the following are encoded:
- the stoml3a gene encoding stomatin (EPB72)-like 3a, producing MTSVIKIQERHTADRTHILEDDKPSSLGCFGWFIIIISIIVTIGLFPLTIFMCVKIVQEYERAVIFRLGLIVDRKPKGPGIFFVLPCTDTFRRVDLRTVSFNIPAQEFLTKDSVTVSVDGVVFYRVFDPICSVANITNVDQSTKLLAQTTLRNVMGTKNLSELLSDRDGISFCMQSALDEATVVWGIKVERVEIKDVKLPQQLQRAMAAEAEAVREARAKVIAAEGEMNASRALKEASLVIAESPSALQLRYLQTLNSIAAEKNSTIIFPLPIDIIQHFVSKTN from the exons ATGACTTCTGTAATCAAGATTCAAGAGCGCCATACTGCAGATAGAACACATATACTAGAAG ATGATAAACCATCCTCATTGGGATGTTTTGGCTGGTTTATTATCATCATCTCTATCATTGTCACAATAGGATTGTTTCCTCTTACCATCTTTATGTGCGTAAAG ATCGTGCAGGAATATGAAAGAGCCGTGATCTTTCGATTGGGTCTCATTGTGGACAGGAAACCAAAAGGACCAG GAATTTTCTTTGTGTTGCCATGTACCGACACATTCAGGAGAGTGGACTTAAGAACTGTGTCATTTAATATTCCTGCTCAAGAG TTCTTGACTAAAGACTCTGTGACGGTGAGTGTGGACGGTGTGGTGTTCTACCGTGTATTTGACCCCATCTGTTCTGTGGCCAATATCACCAATGTGGACCAGTCAACAAAGCTACTGGCACAAACCACCCTGAGAAACGTGATGGGTACGAAGAACCTATCAGAGCTGCTATCGGACAGAGACGGCATCTCCTTTTGCATGCAG TCTGCCTTGGATGAGGCCACTGTTGTGTGGGGCATTAAAGTGGAGCGGGTGGAGATCAAGGACGTTAAGTTGCCCCAGCAGCTCCAGAGGGCCATGGCGGCAGAGGCAGAGGCGGTCCGTGAAGCTCGTGCTAAG GTGATAGCGGCAGAGGGTGAGATGAACGCCTCACGGGCTTTGAAGGAAGCCTCTCTAGTGATCGCTGAGTCACCATCAGCTCTGCAGCTAAGATACCTCCAGACTCTGAACTCCATCGCTGCCGAGAAAAACTCCACCATCATCTTCCCTCTGCCTATTGACATCATTCAGCATTTCGTatctaaaacaaattaa
- the slc25a15a gene encoding solute carrier family 25 member 15a encodes MTPHPIIEAIIDLSAGACGGTACVLSGQPFDTAKVKMQTFPGMYRGFLNCFVSIYKQVGLRGLYEGTTPALIANIAENAVLFMSYGFCQNVVRFVSGIDRGTELSDVQKACSGSVASIFSSLALCPTELVKCRLQAMHEMEASGKIASGHKNTVWSVVRNVLRTNGPLGFYQGLTTTVVREIPGYFCFFGGYELSRSMFAHRMGRDKEQIGVLPLMFSGGFGGACLWLVVYPIDCVKSRIQVLSLVGRQEGFLKTFMGILRSEGVAALYSGLTPTMIRTFPANGALFLAYELSRKMMMQQFDR; translated from the exons GTGGGACTGCCTGTGTTTTAAGTGGGCAGCCCTTCGACACAGCTAAAGTGAAGATGCAGACCTTCCCCGGCATGTACAGAGGATTCCTGAACTGCTTCGTGTCCATCTACAAACAGGTTGGATTACGAGGGCTCTATGAGGGCACCACGCCCGCCCTCATCGCCAACATCGCAGAAAACGCAGTGCTCTTCATGAGCTACGGCTTCTGTCAGAATGTGGTCCGCTTTGTATCGGGAATTGACAGAGGCACAGAACTCAG tgatgtTCAGAAGGCCTGCTCAGGTTCCGTTGCATCCATCTTCTCCTCTCTGGCTTTATGTCCCACTGAACTGGTCAAATGTCGACTGCAGGCCATGCATGAAATGGAGGCGTCCGGCAAGATCGCGAGTGGACATAAAAA TACAGTGTGGTCTGTCGTGAGAAACGTGCTACGGACAAACGGACCCTTGGGTTTCTATCAGGGTCTCACCACCACTGTAGTCCGTGAAATCCCTGGATACTTCTGTTTTTTTGGAGGATATGAACTGAGTCGCTCTATGTTTGCTCACCGCATGGGCAGAGATAAAGAGCAGATAG GGGTTCTGCCTTTGATGTTCAGCGGGGGGTTTGGTGGTGCCTGTCTATGGTTGGTGGTCTACCCCATAGACTGTGTGAAGTCTCGCATCCAGGTCCTTTCTTTAGTGGGGAGACAAGAGGGTTTCCTCAAGACGTTCATGGGGATCTTACGAAGCGAGG GTGTGGCGGCTTTGTATTCCGGTCTGACCCCTACTATGATCCGAACATTTCCGGCCAACGGTGCTCTCTTTCTGGCCTATGAACTGAGTCGCAAGATGATGATGCAACAGTTTGATCGTTGA